One window of Oscillibacter hominis genomic DNA carries:
- a CDS encoding V-type ATP synthase subunit I translates to MAIVKMKRLRVIALASQRQELLDRLLRLGCVEISEPGEKLADPQWAHLLSKSGSALMDTRSRIAGVNAALSAIRKYGKVSDGLFVKRSAIGESEFFDLRPAQLSDEVNGLLQTLGHLQGEEGRLIARRQSLTPWAELDLPLEREGTQWALFRLAVCPAGADPGEMRNQLSELAAELFEVSADKQQRYLLLVVHRSDEQKAMEILRPHGVSLTSFKGYTGTASENLAQIDRSLEENRRGQSETAEAIAAHKEDYAKLRIYADQLNVAAAKESSAERLMTDGTIVFFEGWAPADSISQLQSLFEEKGCAWEAEDPAPEEYPQVPVKLKNNLLTRPLNMVTEMYSLPAYDGVDPNPLMAPFFILFYGIMMADMGYGLLMMLASAVVLKKYRPKGTMSHFFGLLGLCGVSTFLMGAVTGGFFGDFLPQAAKIINPGTTFTALPSLFTPLDDTLMILVGSMCLGAVQIITGMAISFVEKLRRGEVMDAIWEEVTWWVVFAGIALAILGVTNLLLIAGIVMVLVGSGWNAKGFGKVTAVFGSLYNHVTGYFGDILSYSRLMALMLAGSVIAQVFNTLGAIPGNIVVFLIISLAGNALNFALNLLGCYVHDLRLQCLEYFGKFYKDGGKPFRPLEMNTKFVDIVKE, encoded by the coding sequence ATGGCCATTGTCAAAATGAAGCGGCTCCGTGTCATCGCACTGGCAAGCCAGCGACAGGAGCTGCTGGACCGGCTCCTTCGGCTTGGCTGTGTGGAGATCAGCGAGCCGGGGGAGAAATTGGCCGATCCCCAGTGGGCCCATCTGCTGAGCAAGAGCGGTTCCGCCCTGATGGACACCAGGAGCAGGATCGCCGGCGTCAATGCGGCCCTCTCTGCAATTCGGAAATATGGGAAAGTGTCAGACGGCCTTTTTGTCAAGCGGAGCGCCATTGGTGAGTCGGAGTTTTTTGACCTGCGGCCGGCACAGCTCAGCGATGAGGTCAACGGGCTGCTCCAGACCCTGGGCCATCTCCAGGGGGAGGAGGGACGGCTGATTGCAAGGCGCCAGTCTCTGACGCCCTGGGCGGAACTGGACCTGCCCCTGGAGCGGGAAGGGACCCAGTGGGCGCTTTTCCGTCTGGCCGTCTGTCCGGCGGGAGCCGATCCCGGGGAGATGCGCAATCAGCTCTCCGAGCTGGCTGCGGAGCTTTTTGAGGTCAGCGCCGACAAGCAGCAGCGGTATCTGCTGTTGGTCGTCCACCGCTCGGATGAGCAAAAGGCCATGGAGATTCTGCGGCCCCACGGCGTCAGCCTGACGTCCTTCAAGGGGTATACCGGCACTGCATCTGAGAACCTGGCCCAGATCGACCGGTCGCTGGAGGAAAACCGCAGAGGCCAATCGGAAACGGCGGAGGCCATTGCAGCCCATAAGGAGGACTATGCCAAGTTGCGCATCTACGCGGATCAGCTGAATGTGGCGGCGGCAAAGGAATCCTCGGCTGAGCGGCTGATGACCGATGGCACGATTGTCTTTTTTGAAGGCTGGGCGCCGGCGGACTCCATAAGCCAGCTCCAGTCCCTCTTTGAGGAGAAGGGATGCGCCTGGGAGGCGGAGGATCCGGCTCCGGAGGAGTATCCCCAGGTTCCTGTGAAGCTGAAAAACAACCTCCTGACCCGGCCGCTGAACATGGTGACGGAGATGTACTCCCTGCCCGCCTATGACGGCGTGGACCCCAACCCGCTGATGGCGCCGTTTTTCATTTTGTTTTATGGCATTATGATGGCGGACATGGGGTATGGCCTTCTGATGATGCTTGCCTCGGCGGTGGTGTTGAAGAAATACCGGCCCAAGGGTACCATGAGCCACTTCTTCGGGCTTCTGGGCCTGTGCGGAGTCAGCACCTTCCTCATGGGCGCGGTCACCGGAGGCTTCTTTGGCGACTTTTTGCCCCAGGCCGCGAAGATCATTAACCCAGGTACCACCTTTACCGCGCTGCCGTCCCTCTTTACGCCGCTGGACGACACGCTGATGATCCTGGTGGGGTCCATGTGTCTGGGCGCGGTCCAGATCATCACCGGCATGGCCATCAGCTTTGTGGAAAAGCTCCGGCGGGGCGAGGTGATGGACGCCATCTGGGAGGAAGTGACCTGGTGGGTGGTCTTTGCCGGGATCGCACTGGCTATCCTGGGCGTGACCAACCTCCTGCTGATCGCGGGCATCGTGATGGTGCTGGTGGGCTCCGGCTGGAACGCAAAGGGCTTTGGCAAGGTGACGGCCGTCTTCGGCTCCCTCTATAACCATGTGACCGGCTATTTTGGAGATATCCTTTCCTACTCCCGTCTGATGGCCCTGATGCTGGCGGGCAGCGTCATTGCCCAGGTGTTCAACACCTTGGGCGCCATCCCCGGCAACATCGTGGTATTTTTGATCATCTCCCTGGCGGGCAACGCCCTGAACTTTGCCCTGAACCTGTTGGGCTGCTATGTCCATGATCTGCGCCTGCAGTGTTTGGAGTATTTCGGGAAGTTCTACAAGGACGGCGGAAAGCCCTTCAGACCCCTGGAGATGAATACAAAATTTGTGGATATTGTAAAAGAATAA